The Stratiformator vulcanicus genome has a segment encoding these proteins:
- a CDS encoding thioredoxin family protein has translation MSHQTSAHNRSVAPVFAVSAVALLFGVGASFVLGGGVGKYWQRDFDTALQIAKRDQKPLLVHFYADWCVPCKRMEREVLHTDEVTRIVGQSVVGVQLNSDHNRDLASRFGVSSIPADVFVAPDGHVLGMMNGFRDKRDYVRRVTAIDDYFARTKKPDVGANEPDESIARGRTPGRRQPTVRDGRGKQSQLLGLRGFCPVTLHGSRQWTRGSKRFSVEHQGISYFCVSARAASRFREGPEQYAPRLLGCDPVIYFTTGKAVPGSVEHAAFYDEVLYLFAGAKTRSAFRDDPSEFMNRRAIVLLDEIDTTRIE, from the coding sequence GTGTCGCATCAAACATCTGCTCACAATCGCTCAGTCGCGCCGGTTTTCGCCGTCAGCGCCGTCGCTCTGTTGTTCGGCGTGGGAGCGAGTTTCGTCCTCGGCGGCGGCGTCGGCAAATATTGGCAACGTGACTTCGACACCGCACTGCAGATCGCGAAGCGCGATCAAAAGCCACTGCTAGTCCACTTTTATGCCGATTGGTGCGTGCCCTGTAAGCGGATGGAACGCGAGGTCCTGCACACCGACGAGGTGACTCGCATTGTCGGTCAAAGTGTCGTCGGTGTTCAATTGAATTCCGATCACAACCGCGACCTTGCGTCTCGCTTCGGAGTCAGTTCGATCCCGGCTGACGTGTTCGTCGCTCCGGACGGACATGTCTTGGGGATGATGAACGGCTTTCGCGATAAGCGGGATTACGTTCGCCGTGTCACCGCGATCGATGATTATTTTGCGAGAACGAAAAAACCAGACGTCGGCGCAAACGAACCCGACGAATCGATCGCGCGCGGCCGCACACCCGGGCGACGTCAGCCGACCGTCCGCGATGGTCGGGGCAAGCAATCACAACTGTTGGGATTGCGGGGTTTTTGCCCGGTCACGCTGCATGGATCGAGACAATGGACCCGCGGTTCAAAGCGTTTCTCGGTCGAACATCAGGGCATCAGTTACTTCTGCGTGTCGGCTCGAGCGGCGTCTCGGTTTCGTGAAGGTCCGGAGCAATATGCACCGCGGCTGCTCGGCTGTGATCCGGTCATTTACTTCACGACCGGCAAAGCGGTTCCCGGCAGTGTTGAACACGCCGCGTTCTACGATGAAGTGCTGTACCTTTTTGCCGGTGCGAAGACCCGGTCCGCATTCCGTGATGATCCGAGCGAGTTTATGAACCGCCGGGCGATCGTACTGCTCGACGAAATCGACACGACGCGAATCGAGTAG